GGCTCGTCGGCGGCCTTGTCCGCGACCGGGGCGATGCTGCGCGCGGTCTTGATCACCGCTTCCTGGCCGCGGACGAGCTGGCGGATCATGTCCTGCGCGTTGGGCACGCCTTCGGGTTCGGCCAGGCTGGTGAGCTTCTCGAAGGCCTGGTAAGTGCCCGGCGCCGGGCAGCCGAGGGCACGGATGCGCTCGGCGATCAGATCCACCGCCAGCGCGAGCTCGGTGTACTGCTGCTCGAACATCAGGTGCAGGGTGTTGAACATCGGCCCGGTGACGTTCCAGTGGAAGTTGTGCGTCATCAGGTACAAGGTGTAGCTGTCGGCGAGCAGGCGGGACAGCCCGTCGGCGATCTGGATGCGGTCCTGTTCGTTGATGCCGATGTCGATTTTCATGTCGTTCTCCGTGCGCGGTGGTGAGGGGAATCGGAAGGAGCAGCGGGATAGCGCCAAGCTCATGCTTCGATGCTAAAGCAATCGGATCGATCGATCCAATCGATGGAGAAAATCCCTTCGATCTACATGGACTATGGGTCAGGCGCTGACCAGCGCTTCGAGCCCC
The window above is part of the Thauera aromatica K172 genome. Proteins encoded here:
- a CDS encoding Dps family protein, encoding MKIDIGINEQDRIQIADGLSRLLADSYTLYLMTHNFHWNVTGPMFNTLHLMFEQQYTELALAVDLIAERIRALGCPAPGTYQAFEKLTSLAEPEGVPNAQDMIRQLVRGQEAVIKTARSIAPVADKAADEPTLDLLTQRMQVHEKNAWMLRSLLEG